A single genomic interval of Gossypium raimondii isolate GPD5lz chromosome 11, ASM2569854v1, whole genome shotgun sequence harbors:
- the LOC105803770 gene encoding uncharacterized protein LOC105803770 isoform X1 has protein sequence MAKHASAAVGWGHHHLQKRWLLALLLMLTVSTVIAFFMRAAFDSCDRNVSVDNVISSARDSVQVADKRAPQIAAAKPSPLSFMKSKIVLLVSHELSLSGGPLLLMELAFLLRSVGAEVNWVTFMKPSETDEVIYSLEHKMLDRGVQVFSAFGKEAIDTALRADLVVLNTAVAGKWLDYVLKEDVHRVLPKVLWWIHEMRGHYFKLEYVKHLPSVAGAMIDSHVTAEYWKNRTQERLKIKMPETYVVHLGNSNELMQVAEDSVAKRVLREHVRESLGVRNDDLLFALINSVSRGKGQDLFLRSFYEALQLIKQKKMQVPPLHAVIVGSDMSAHTKLEMELRDYVTQKKIQDRVHFVNKTLTVAPYLAAVDVLVQNSQGRGECFGRITIEAMAFQLPVLGTAAGGTTEIVVNGTTGLLHPAGKEGVTTLAKHIVKLATHVERRLTIGKRGYERVKERFLEHHMAERIGEVLKEVLRKSKIRSSKHL, from the exons ATGGCCAAGCACGCCTCCGCCGCCGTTGGCTGGGGCCACCACCACTTGCAGAAGCGCTGGCTCTTGGCTCTTCTCCTCATGCTCACTGTTTCAACTGTTATTGCCTTCTTCATGAGAGCCGCCTTCGATTCGTGCGATCGGAATGTTTCTGTTGATAATGTTATCAGCTCAGCTCGGGATTCCGTCCAAGTCGCCGATAAGCGAGCCCCGCAGATCGCTGCTGCAAAGCCGAGTCCACTCAGTTTCATGAAGTCCAAGATTGTTCTACTGGTGTCGCATGAGCTCTCGCTTTCTG GTGGACCATTGTTGTTGATGGAGCTAGCATTTCTATTAAGAAGTGTTGGTGCTGAAGTTAATTGGGTTACATTTATGAAACCATCTGAAACTGATGAAGTAATATATAGTTTAGAACATAAGATGTTGGACAGAGGAGTGCAG GTTTTCTCCGCGTTTGGAAAAGAAGCTATAGATACTGCTTTAAGAGCTGATTTGGTTGTTTTGAACACAGCGGTTGCTGGGAAATGGCTAGATTATGTTCTTAAGGAAGATGTTCACCGTGTTCTGCCTAAGGTGTTGTGGTGGATCCATGAAATGCGAGGCCATTACTTCAAATTAGAGTATGTAAAGCATCTTCCCTCTGTAGCTGGTGCAATGATTGATTCACACGTCACAGCGGAATATTGGAAGAATAGGACTCAAGAGCGGTTGAA GATTAAAATGCCTGAGACCTATGTTGTTCACCTTGGAAATAGCAATGAACTGATGCAAGTTGCAGAAGACAGTGTGGCTAAAAGGGTTTTGCGTGAACATGTTCGTGAATCGCTTGGAGTGCGCAATGACGATTTACTCTTTGCCTTAATAAATA GTGTTTCACGAGGAAAAGGGCAGGATCTCTTTCTACGCTCTTTCTACGAGGCCTTACAACTGatcaagcaaaagaaaatgcaGGTGCCACCATTGCATGCAGTAATTGTGGGAAGTGACATGAGTGCTCATACGAAACTTGAAATGGAATTACGAGATTATGTAACGCAGAAGAAAATTCAAGATCGTGttcactttgtgaacaaaacTCTAACAGTAGCTCCATATTTAGCTGCCGTAGATGTTCTTGTTCAGAATTCTCAG GGACGGGGAGAATGCTTTGGACGGATAACAATCGAAGCAATGGCATTTCAGTTGCCTGTGCTG GGAACAGCTGCCGGGGGCACAACGGAAATAGTAGTGAACGGCACAACAGGTTTATTGCACCCTGCTGGGAAAGAAGGGGTGACAACTCTGGCGAAACATATTGTGAAACTAGCTACGCATGTAGAGAGGAGGCTTACAATAGGAAAGAGAGGGTACGAAAGGGTGAAAGAAAGATTTCTAGAACATCACATGGCAGAGAGAATTGGTGAAGTACTTAAAGAAGTGTTGAGGAAGTCTAAAATCAGATCAAGTAAACACCTTTGA
- the LOC105803770 gene encoding uncharacterized protein LOC105803770 isoform X2 has translation MAKHASAAVGWGHHHLQKRWLLALLLMLTVSTVIAFFMRAAFDSCDRNVSVDNVISSARDSVQVADKRAPQIAAAKPSPLSFMKSKIVLLVSHELSLSGGPLLLMELAFLLRSVGAEVNWVTFMKPSETDEVIYSLEHKMLDRGVQVFSAFGKEAIDTALRADLVVLNTAVAGKWLDYVLKEDVHRVLPKVLWWIHEMRGHYFKLEYVKHLPSVAGAMIDSHVTAEYWKNRTQERLKIKMPETYVVHLGNSNELMQVAEDSVAKRVLREHVRESLGVRNDDLLFALINSVSRGKGQDLFLRSFYEALQLIKQKKMQVPPLHAVIVGSDMSAHTKLEMELRDYVTQKKIQDRVHFVNKTLTVAPYLAAVDVLVQNSQGRGECFGRITIEAMAFQLPVLTGNSCRGHNGNSSERHNRFIAPCWERRGDNSGETYCETSYACREEAYNRKERVRKGERKISRTSHGRENW, from the exons ATGGCCAAGCACGCCTCCGCCGCCGTTGGCTGGGGCCACCACCACTTGCAGAAGCGCTGGCTCTTGGCTCTTCTCCTCATGCTCACTGTTTCAACTGTTATTGCCTTCTTCATGAGAGCCGCCTTCGATTCGTGCGATCGGAATGTTTCTGTTGATAATGTTATCAGCTCAGCTCGGGATTCCGTCCAAGTCGCCGATAAGCGAGCCCCGCAGATCGCTGCTGCAAAGCCGAGTCCACTCAGTTTCATGAAGTCCAAGATTGTTCTACTGGTGTCGCATGAGCTCTCGCTTTCTG GTGGACCATTGTTGTTGATGGAGCTAGCATTTCTATTAAGAAGTGTTGGTGCTGAAGTTAATTGGGTTACATTTATGAAACCATCTGAAACTGATGAAGTAATATATAGTTTAGAACATAAGATGTTGGACAGAGGAGTGCAG GTTTTCTCCGCGTTTGGAAAAGAAGCTATAGATACTGCTTTAAGAGCTGATTTGGTTGTTTTGAACACAGCGGTTGCTGGGAAATGGCTAGATTATGTTCTTAAGGAAGATGTTCACCGTGTTCTGCCTAAGGTGTTGTGGTGGATCCATGAAATGCGAGGCCATTACTTCAAATTAGAGTATGTAAAGCATCTTCCCTCTGTAGCTGGTGCAATGATTGATTCACACGTCACAGCGGAATATTGGAAGAATAGGACTCAAGAGCGGTTGAA GATTAAAATGCCTGAGACCTATGTTGTTCACCTTGGAAATAGCAATGAACTGATGCAAGTTGCAGAAGACAGTGTGGCTAAAAGGGTTTTGCGTGAACATGTTCGTGAATCGCTTGGAGTGCGCAATGACGATTTACTCTTTGCCTTAATAAATA GTGTTTCACGAGGAAAAGGGCAGGATCTCTTTCTACGCTCTTTCTACGAGGCCTTACAACTGatcaagcaaaagaaaatgcaGGTGCCACCATTGCATGCAGTAATTGTGGGAAGTGACATGAGTGCTCATACGAAACTTGAAATGGAATTACGAGATTATGTAACGCAGAAGAAAATTCAAGATCGTGttcactttgtgaacaaaacTCTAACAGTAGCTCCATATTTAGCTGCCGTAGATGTTCTTGTTCAGAATTCTCAG GGACGGGGAGAATGCTTTGGACGGATAACAATCGAAGCAATGGCATTTCAGTTGCCTGTGCTG ACAGGGAACAGCTGCCGGGGGCACAACGGAAATAGTAGTGAACGGCACAACAGGTTTATTGCACCCTGCTGGGAAAGAAGGGGTGACAACTCTGGCGAAACATATTGTGAAACTAGCTACGCATGTAGAGAGGAGGCTTACAATAGGAAAGAGAGGGTACGAAAGGGTGAAAGAAAGATTTCTAGAACATCACATGGCAGAGAGAATTGGTGA